In Chryseobacterium gotjawalense, the following are encoded in one genomic region:
- the purC gene encoding phosphoribosylaminoimidazolesuccinocarboxamide synthase: protein MTKGAMLYEGKAKQVFETDHPNEVIVRFKDDATAFNAQKKGSVDLKGEMNNAITTLIFDYLNHKGIPTHFIKKLDEREQLVKKVHIIPLEMVVRNYSAGSMAQRLGVEEGIKSPVTIFDICYKRDDLGDPLINDHHAVFLGAATYDELDEMYELSSDINDILIELFDQMNIILVDFKIELGKDSHGKIILADEISPDTCRLWDKDTMKKLDKDRFRRDLGEVTEAYVEIYERLKKVLNK, encoded by the coding sequence ATGACAAAAGGAGCAATGCTTTATGAAGGAAAGGCAAAGCAGGTTTTCGAAACCGATCATCCGAACGAGGTGATTGTCCGTTTCAAAGATGATGCTACCGCTTTCAATGCACAGAAAAAAGGGAGTGTGGATTTAAAAGGTGAAATGAACAACGCAATTACCACGTTGATTTTCGACTATTTAAACCATAAAGGAATTCCAACTCACTTTATTAAAAAATTAGACGAGAGAGAACAACTCGTAAAAAAAGTACACATCATTCCATTGGAAATGGTGGTTCGCAATTACTCTGCCGGAAGTATGGCGCAGAGATTAGGCGTGGAAGAAGGAATTAAATCCCCAGTGACCATTTTCGATATCTGCTATAAAAGAGATGATCTTGGAGATCCTTTAATAAACGATCATCACGCTGTTTTTCTAGGCGCCGCGACTTACGATGAACTGGATGAGATGTATGAACTTTCTTCAGATATTAATGATATTCTGATTGAACTTTTTGATCAGATGAACATCATACTGGTAGATTTCAAAATCGAACTGGGTAAAGATTCCCATGGCAAAATAATTTTGGCCGACGAAATCTCGCCCGACACCTGCCGACTTTGGGACAAAGATACGATGAAGAAACTCGACAAAGACCGTTTCAGACGCGATCTGGGAGAAGTAACCGAAGCGTATGTGGAGATCTATGAAAGATTAAAAAAAGTATTAAACAAATAA
- a CDS encoding DUF3307 domain-containing protein, with amino-acid sequence MIFIPLILAHLLGDFILQPNFWVADKEKKKGGSIYLYIHVLLHVVLALIFLWDLNLWWIAVMIGVTHFLIDWAKLQFQSEKTKRTWFFIDQVAHLSVIGILSIFYFPYFRWEDFFNHETLKLLTALVFLTVPSSILIKTVISIWTPVTIEHSKLQTESLVNAGKYIGILERLLVFVFILVNHWEGVGFMIAAKSVFRFSDLAEAKQRKLTEYVLIGTLLSFGIAVLTGVLIKI; translated from the coding sequence ATGATTTTTATTCCTCTCATATTGGCCCATTTATTAGGAGATTTTATTCTTCAGCCTAATTTCTGGGTGGCTGATAAAGAGAAAAAAAAGGGCGGAAGCATTTATTTGTATATTCATGTTTTGTTGCATGTGGTTCTCGCTCTGATTTTTTTATGGGATTTAAATCTTTGGTGGATTGCCGTAATGATCGGCGTTACCCATTTTTTGATCGATTGGGCAAAACTGCAGTTTCAAAGTGAGAAGACCAAAAGAACCTGGTTTTTTATCGATCAGGTTGCGCATCTTTCAGTCATCGGAATACTGTCGATTTTTTATTTTCCCTATTTCAGATGGGAAGATTTCTTTAACCACGAAACTTTAAAATTACTGACCGCCTTAGTTTTTCTGACGGTTCCATCTTCCATATTAATTAAAACGGTCATTTCAATCTGGACGCCGGTTACCATAGAGCACAGCAAATTACAAACAGAATCTCTGGTCAATGCCGGAAAGTATATTGGTATTCTTGAAAGGCTTTTGGTCTTCGTTTTCATTTTGGTCAATCATTGGGAAGGTGTAGGTTTTATGATTGCTGCAAAGTCGGTTTTCAGGTTCAGTGATTTGGCAGAAGCAAAACAGAGAAAACTCACAGAGTATGTATTAATAGGAACTTTGCTGAGTTTTGGCATCGCAGTTCTTACAGGAGTTTTAATAAAAATTTAA
- a CDS encoding SatD family protein — MIAIITGDIINSQKSDSELWLPKLKELLESWSVAPENWEIYRGDEFQLKCSVDEVFRKAVLLKSLIRTFENLDVRLAIGIGNEVFRSEKITESNGSAYVNSGRLLTEIKSQGKTLSIQTENDKVNRDLNILFKWASLDFDSWTAATAEIIHQLLRNSELTQEELAKELNITQSSVSQRLKRANFELLQETDQFFRKKIAEL; from the coding sequence ATGATTGCAATTATTACCGGTGATATTATTAATTCTCAAAAGTCCGATTCTGAGTTATGGCTCCCAAAATTGAAGGAGTTGTTGGAATCATGGTCAGTGGCGCCTGAGAACTGGGAAATATACCGAGGTGATGAATTTCAGTTAAAATGCAGCGTTGATGAAGTGTTTCGCAAGGCGGTACTGCTGAAATCGCTTATCAGAACTTTTGAAAATTTAGATGTACGTCTGGCAATCGGTATCGGAAACGAGGTATTTCGGTCTGAAAAAATTACAGAATCAAACGGTTCGGCTTATGTGAATTCAGGAAGATTACTCACTGAAATAAAATCTCAGGGAAAAACACTGTCGATACAAACCGAAAATGACAAAGTAAACCGCGATTTAAATATTCTTTTCAAATGGGCTTCTCTCGATTTTGACAGCTGGACTGCAGCAACTGCGGAGATTATTCATCAGCTTCTCCGGAATTCAGAGTTGACTCAGGAAGAGCTCGCAAAAGAATTAAATATCACGCAATCATCAGTAAGTCAAAGGCTTAAAAGAGCTAATTTCGAATTGTTACAGGAAACCGATCAATTCTTCAGAAAAAAAATAGCAGAATTATAA